One window of uncultured Trichococcus sp. genomic DNA carries:
- a CDS encoding diaminopimelate decarboxylase: protein MTKKVFVEKEQLEEIVKQYPTPFHLYDEKGIRENARKLNEAFAWNKGFKEYFAVKATPTPAILQILKEEGCGVDCSTYTELMMADALGFKGDEIMFSSNVTPKEDFQLARKLNATINLDDITHIDFLEEAAGLPETVSCRFNPGGEFTINNEIMDKPEDAKYGFTRPQLTEGFKKLMAKGVKHFGLHSFLASNNVADEYYPILAGILFQTAVELKEETGADITFINLSGGIGIPYLPEQKAADVAKIGEGVRKAFEEILVPAGLGDVAIYTELGRYMLGPYGCLVATAIHEKHIYKDYIGLDASAVNLLRPAMYGAYHHITVMGKENQPADHLYDVTGGLCENNDKFAINRMLPKIDIGDLVVIHDTGAHGFSMGYNYNGKLRSAEILLKEDGGTEMIRRAETPKDYFATFDFTGLFKDVK, encoded by the coding sequence ATGACAAAAAAAGTATTTGTTGAAAAAGAGCAGTTGGAAGAAATCGTAAAACAGTATCCGACCCCCTTCCATTTATATGATGAAAAAGGCATCCGCGAGAATGCGCGTAAACTGAATGAGGCTTTCGCTTGGAACAAAGGCTTCAAGGAATACTTCGCCGTTAAGGCAACACCGACACCGGCCATTCTGCAGATTCTCAAGGAGGAAGGCTGTGGCGTTGACTGTTCGACATATACAGAGTTGATGATGGCCGATGCGCTCGGCTTCAAAGGCGACGAGATCATGTTTTCATCAAACGTGACGCCTAAGGAAGATTTTCAGCTTGCCCGCAAGCTGAATGCGACCATCAATTTGGATGACATTACCCACATCGATTTCCTGGAAGAAGCAGCAGGACTGCCGGAAACGGTCAGCTGCCGATTCAATCCAGGCGGCGAGTTCACAATCAATAACGAAATCATGGACAAACCCGAAGACGCGAAATACGGCTTCACACGTCCGCAATTGACGGAAGGCTTCAAAAAGCTGATGGCAAAAGGCGTGAAACATTTCGGCCTGCACTCGTTCTTGGCCAGCAATAACGTAGCGGATGAGTATTATCCGATCCTGGCAGGCATCCTGTTCCAGACGGCCGTTGAACTGAAGGAAGAAACCGGCGCGGACATCACTTTCATCAACCTTTCTGGCGGAATCGGCATCCCTTACCTGCCGGAGCAAAAAGCTGCGGATGTAGCGAAAATCGGTGAAGGCGTCCGCAAGGCGTTCGAAGAGATCCTGGTACCAGCCGGCCTTGGAGATGTCGCGATCTATACGGAGCTGGGCAGATACATGCTCGGGCCATACGGTTGTTTGGTGGCAACGGCCATCCACGAAAAGCACATCTACAAAGATTACATCGGTCTGGATGCCAGCGCAGTCAATTTGTTGCGTCCGGCGATGTATGGGGCTTATCACCATATCACCGTGATGGGCAAAGAAAATCAGCCAGCGGATCACCTGTATGATGTGACCGGCGGATTGTGCGAAAACAACGACAAATTCGCCATCAACCGGATGCTGCCTAAAATCGACATCGGTGACTTGGTCGTGATCCATGACACCGGAGCGCACGGCTTCTCGATGGGCTACAACTACAACGGGAAATTGCGCTCGGCCGAAATCCTGTTGAAGGAAGACGGCGGCACGGAAATGATCCGCCGCGCGGAAACGCCTAAGGATTACTTCGCAACGTTCGACTTCACAGGCCTGTTCAAAGACGTAAAATAA
- a CDS encoding tyrosine-type recombinase/integrase produces MNTTHAIKDISQIQTLMDVYPPYSKNRLLLEYAIRTGLRISDILNVKVGQVLGKESYQIVEMKTGKKKELAIHDRLKHSISDYVEREGLAATDYLFYSNADKKSHIKRTQAHRIIAHAGDMIGITLSAHSLRKSFGYHSYKQGVDISLLQTIFQHSSQAVTLRYIDITQENINNVYKRVDFGF; encoded by the coding sequence GTGAACACCACCCACGCAATCAAAGACATCAGCCAAATCCAAACATTGATGGACGTTTATCCGCCTTATTCGAAAAATCGCCTGCTGCTGGAATATGCCATTCGGACAGGTCTGCGCATCAGCGATATCCTGAACGTGAAGGTAGGGCAAGTATTGGGGAAAGAATCATATCAGATCGTGGAGATGAAAACGGGCAAGAAGAAAGAACTGGCCATCCATGACCGCTTGAAGCATTCCATCTCGGACTATGTGGAAAGGGAGGGGTTGGCCGCTACCGATTATTTGTTCTATTCCAACGCCGACAAGAAAAGCCATATCAAGCGCACACAGGCGCATCGCATCATCGCGCATGCCGGGGATATGATCGGCATCACCTTGAGCGCCCACTCGCTGCGGAAAAGCTTCGGCTACCATTCCTACAAGCAAGGCGTCGACATTTCCTTGCTCCAGACAATCTTTCAGCACTCCTCACAAGCGGTCACGCTCCGCTATATCGACATCACCCAGGAGAACATCAACAACGTTTACAAACGGGTCGATTTCGGATTTTAA
- a CDS encoding helix-turn-helix domain-containing protein has product MDNTELLTRFNLTRHEATIYLTLLSDGDLNGYEVSKITGISRSNAYASLASLVEKGAAFIIEGETTRYTPVPVEEFCGNKIRSLQESKQELIKNIPQRREDAEGYITITGEHRIMDKMRNMISESKSRVYLSVSGNILPELLTEMQAAHQRGIKMVVITDTPFPQEGMTVYVLEKPKKQVRIIVDSTTVLTGDIDEGEFSTCLYSGKKNVVDLLKESLQNEIKVVEMMRGFEAK; this is encoded by the coding sequence GTGGATAACACAGAATTGTTGACGCGATTTAATCTGACCAGACATGAAGCGACCATCTACCTGACCTTGCTTTCGGACGGGGACCTGAACGGCTATGAAGTTTCGAAAATAACCGGCATTTCGCGTTCGAACGCCTATGCATCATTGGCTTCGTTGGTTGAAAAAGGAGCGGCCTTCATTATCGAAGGGGAGACAACCCGCTATACGCCAGTACCTGTGGAAGAGTTCTGCGGGAACAAAATCCGTTCCCTTCAGGAATCCAAGCAGGAATTGATCAAGAACATCCCGCAAAGAAGAGAAGATGCGGAGGGGTACATAACCATCACAGGCGAGCACCGCATAATGGACAAAATGCGCAATATGATTTCCGAATCGAAGTCCCGCGTCTACTTGTCCGTGTCCGGGAATATCCTGCCGGAACTTTTGACGGAAATGCAGGCAGCACATCAGCGCGGCATAAAAATGGTCGTCATAACCGATACGCCATTCCCGCAGGAAGGCATGACTGTTTATGTTTTGGAGAAGCCGAAGAAGCAAGTACGGATCATCGTGGATTCCACGACCGTCCTGACTGGTGATATCGATGAGGGGGAATTTTCCACTTGCCTGTACTCCGGAAAGAAAAATGTAGTTGATTTATTGAAAGAATCGTTGCAGAACGAAATCAAAGTAGTCGAAATGATGAGAGGATTTGAAGCGAAATGA
- the udk gene encoding uridine kinase produces MIIIGITGGSGAGKTTVAKTIAKRLGKGNVVYVSQDWYYKDQSHLSAEEREKLNLDHPNAFDNELLIADLETLRSGQDIEAPIYDFGVQARSKKTTPIESKPVVILEGILILAIPKLVSMIDIKIFVDAEPDIRLIRRIDRDIRERNSTYESTIARYLTTVKPMHDAFIEPSKIKADIIVPRGGQNDIATDMLGDLVEHYSHHHV; encoded by the coding sequence ATGATCATCATCGGGATTACCGGAGGGTCGGGAGCCGGCAAAACGACCGTAGCAAAAACAATCGCGAAAAGACTGGGCAAGGGCAATGTCGTCTATGTATCGCAGGATTGGTATTACAAAGACCAATCGCATCTCAGTGCAGAAGAGCGTGAAAAACTGAATCTCGATCATCCCAACGCCTTCGATAACGAACTGCTGATAGCCGATTTGGAAACACTTCGTTCAGGCCAGGACATCGAGGCGCCGATCTATGATTTCGGTGTGCAAGCGCGGTCGAAAAAGACGACTCCGATCGAATCGAAGCCGGTCGTCATCCTGGAAGGCATCCTGATTTTGGCCATACCCAAGTTGGTATCCATGATCGACATCAAAATATTTGTCGATGCTGAACCGGATATCCGCTTGATCAGGAGAATCGATCGGGACATCAGGGAGCGGAACAGCACCTATGAAAGTACCATCGCCCGCTATCTGACGACTGTCAAACCGATGCATGATGCGTTCATAGAGCCCTCCAAAATCAAGGCAGACATCATCGTACCGCGCGGGGGCCAGAACGACATCGCCACCGATATGCTCGGGGACTTGGTTGAGCACTACAGCCATCACCATGTTTAA
- a CDS encoding DUF1002 domain-containing protein has translation MKLKKFMTTSLASLALLGITAPAAFADKVAIEPIFTYGESLNAAQFEETRETLGVAEGTTELVVAVNELNGLLQDDYPYSQVYSSTYITPADSDGAVSVEILTPENITTITEAQYKNAAITAGAVDVDIKVASAVRVDGSGALAGVYKAFADSGNTLDAKAVEVAQEELAVTSAVTEENESNSGYSDELMNAAIVEMKQEIQEAKDANNGTLSADDIRQIVEDVLKNYNLDTILSADNITNIQNLMINFGDINLTTEQKEQIAAFGEELQATGGELFEQAKTAWSKVDQQQLKEDGMGIWESIVQFFTNLFGGNDSTKTEGE, from the coding sequence ATGAAACTGAAAAAATTTATGACAACAAGTCTGGCTTCATTGGCTTTGTTGGGAATTACCGCTCCGGCAGCGTTCGCCGATAAAGTCGCAATCGAACCGATCTTCACTTACGGCGAAAGTCTGAATGCCGCCCAATTTGAGGAAACCAGAGAAACATTGGGAGTGGCCGAGGGGACGACCGAGTTGGTCGTGGCAGTCAATGAATTGAACGGTTTGCTGCAGGATGATTACCCTTATAGCCAAGTCTATTCGAGCACGTACATCACACCTGCCGACAGCGATGGTGCTGTTTCGGTGGAAATCCTGACGCCTGAAAACATCACAACGATCACAGAGGCGCAATATAAGAATGCAGCCATCACAGCAGGCGCAGTGGATGTGGACATCAAGGTAGCATCCGCTGTCCGGGTTGACGGATCCGGCGCATTGGCCGGTGTATACAAAGCTTTTGCTGATTCGGGAAATACACTGGATGCAAAGGCTGTCGAAGTCGCCCAGGAAGAATTGGCTGTCACTTCTGCAGTGACCGAGGAAAACGAATCCAACAGCGGCTATTCGGATGAATTGATGAACGCGGCTATCGTCGAAATGAAACAGGAAATCCAAGAAGCGAAGGATGCAAACAACGGCACCCTTAGCGCTGACGATATCCGCCAAATCGTCGAGGATGTGCTGAAAAATTACAACCTTGACACCATCCTGTCCGCGGACAACATCACGAACATCCAGAACTTGATGATCAATTTCGGCGACATCAATCTGACTACCGAGCAAAAAGAACAGATCGCCGCTTTCGGCGAAGAACTGCAGGCAACGGGCGGAGAATTGTTCGAGCAGGCAAAAACAGCCTGGAGCAAAGTCGATCAGCAACAACTGAAGGAAGACGGCATGGGCATCTGGGAATCCATCGTCCAATTCTTTACGAACCTTTTCGGCGGGAATGACAGCACTAAGACTGAAGGCGAATAA
- a CDS encoding YitT family protein, with translation MTKHLKNMLLVVAAVIITAIGASITVKANVGVGAYEALNMSINQLSGIKIGTLAIILNIICVGIQWLLMKKDFSLRQLFQIPVTLILGQVMNLMLYTVFSGVTIDQYWVKIAMVILGGIIAAIGVGSMMALNYINMPLEGACMAFSNRFGFNFGKVRQLVDVLLIASALLIAFSTGTAITVREGTILSMLFFPPSMNFVYEKIKSLTGAQELSIDLD, from the coding sequence ATGACGAAACACTTAAAGAACATGTTATTGGTTGTCGCAGCGGTCATCATAACCGCTATCGGAGCGAGCATCACAGTGAAAGCCAATGTCGGCGTTGGTGCCTACGAAGCCCTTAACATGAGCATCAACCAACTTTCCGGCATCAAAATCGGAACACTGGCGATTATACTGAACATCATATGTGTAGGCATCCAATGGCTTTTGATGAAAAAAGATTTTTCGCTCAGACAATTATTTCAGATTCCTGTCACATTGATACTTGGACAAGTGATGAACCTGATGCTTTATACCGTATTTTCCGGCGTGACGATCGACCAGTACTGGGTCAAGATCGCAATGGTCATTTTAGGCGGCATCATAGCCGCAATCGGCGTCGGATCGATGATGGCTTTGAATTACATCAATATGCCGTTGGAGGGCGCTTGTATGGCCTTCAGTAACCGTTTTGGCTTCAACTTTGGGAAAGTGCGCCAACTGGTCGATGTGCTGTTGATCGCATCCGCGTTGCTGATCGCCTTTTCAACCGGCACGGCCATCACCGTGCGTGAAGGGACTATTCTCAGCATGCTTTTCTTCCCGCCAAGCATGAATTTCGTTTACGAAAAAATCAAATCCTTGACCGGCGCGCAGGAACTTTCCATCGATCTGGACTGA
- a CDS encoding M50 family metallopeptidase, with translation MLDLPVLIALFFAVAYFTFSSRGMLAYTFGIYLDLPNVIIHECGHALTARLWGGNIHSIKFNVLPSIVKSGGILGVAEIGNRTGLGMFFSLLGGYASQALFFVVISYLYVQGLLLWIVPLFLGIYLLTNLLAKEKSIWQNLIILIVIVSSIMLYRNNYSFLLRIYQSADVITIGFVFWYMLGLAHQFFIVSLLKSDSHWDGTALATKTYIPIVIWKALFLSAMGGAYFAPYWLQVLLI, from the coding sequence ATGCTTGACCTTCCCGTATTGATTGCCCTCTTTTTTGCAGTGGCCTATTTCACCTTTTCCAGCCGCGGCATGCTGGCATATACGTTCGGCATTTATCTGGATCTCCCAAACGTCATCATCCATGAATGCGGCCATGCTCTGACGGCGCGTTTATGGGGCGGAAACATCCATTCGATAAAATTTAATGTGCTTCCTTCGATCGTCAAAAGCGGCGGCATCCTCGGTGTTGCCGAAATCGGCAACCGTACCGGGTTGGGGATGTTTTTCAGCCTGCTGGGCGGCTATGCATCGCAGGCGTTGTTCTTTGTGGTCATATCCTATCTCTATGTACAGGGACTGCTGCTTTGGATCGTTCCGCTTTTCTTGGGCATTTATTTGCTTACGAATTTATTGGCGAAGGAAAAGAGCATTTGGCAGAACCTGATCATCCTGATTGTGATCGTAAGTTCCATTATGCTTTACCGGAACAACTACAGCTTCCTTTTGCGGATTTATCAGTCAGCGGACGTCATCACGATCGGTTTCGTCTTTTGGTATATGCTTGGATTGGCGCATCAATTTTTCATCGTTTCGCTTTTGAAAAGTGACAGCCATTGGGATGGGACGGCCTTGGCGACAAAGACGTACATCCCTATCGTCATTTGGAAAGCCTTGTTTCTCAGCGCCATGGGCGGAGCCTATTTCGCTCCCTACTGGTTGCAGGTATTGTTGATTTGA
- a CDS encoding redoxin domain-containing protein, with translation MKLIEGTEIDDFLFLKNGNSESFRSQLKRDFTAVIFLRHLGCGMSQLDMLKYRDAYQFLKEQGLEIMMVIQGTEAAVSERTAKMNIPFTVIADAEQTLYQHFDIPSSDSMRNLVYGVSEEKLLEFEYYGIECQRFEGNELQLQATIVVDRRGQVVLSHYSENISDVPSPSELYQMLQTVPVGS, from the coding sequence GTGAAGTTGATTGAAGGAACAGAAATAGACGATTTTTTATTTTTGAAGAATGGAAATTCCGAAAGTTTCCGATCTCAGCTGAAGCGCGATTTCACAGCGGTGATTTTCCTAAGACATCTGGGGTGCGGCATGAGCCAACTGGATATGCTGAAATACCGTGACGCCTATCAATTCCTTAAAGAACAAGGGCTTGAAATCATGATGGTGATACAGGGGACAGAAGCCGCTGTTTCCGAAAGAACGGCGAAAATGAACATCCCATTTACCGTCATAGCGGATGCTGAGCAAACGTTGTATCAGCATTTTGATATCCCTTCATCGGATTCGATGCGCAATCTCGTTTACGGTGTTTCCGAAGAGAAACTGTTGGAATTCGAATACTATGGGATCGAATGTCAACGTTTTGAGGGGAATGAACTTCAGTTGCAGGCGACAATCGTCGTCGATAGAAGAGGGCAAGTTGTTTTGAGCCATTACTCAGAAAATATCAGCGACGTGCCATCTCCATCAGAATTGTACCAAATGCTGCAGACAGTGCCTGTAGGAAGCTGA
- a CDS encoding phosphate:AMP phosphotransferase, which translates to MLKDFDFDKKDTTLSGSKRSELGSELAALQRKLVNSDSSMLIIVDGWESSGKGHILKDLTRELDPRYFEVSVFDDALDDYAERPFLWRFARDLPGKGRIAFFDRSFYSELMNELKVKDERLEHHLGYISFLERMLVADNTIVLKLFLHHSEKTMGQRIEKLKDDPYREFLITKDDEKQLKKYTKYLKHFDKILEMTNFEASPWHVISSEDLKDASREAISIASSTLKTHLEQTEKKPPVPIRSGLKEKPLAKVDLKAAITEEEYEAQLEKLQEEAGQLVYEMWLKKIPCVLVFEGTDAAGKGGAISRLTRLIDPRSYDVATTAAPTENESRFNYLWRFYQTFPVKGKMTIYDRSWYGRVLVERVEGFTPEHRWAAAYEEINEMEHNLVHDGLLIIKFLIVIDKEEQKQRFKDRENDPEKNHKLTDEDWRNHEKFEQYEEAMNEMVARTDTKDAPWIIVAGNQKEYARIKVLKEFISRARAFIDSREGKQQGK; encoded by the coding sequence ATGTTAAAAGACTTCGATTTTGACAAAAAGGACACGACATTATCCGGCTCAAAAAGATCCGAACTCGGCAGTGAATTGGCCGCTTTGCAAAGAAAACTGGTCAACAGCGACTCCTCCATGCTGATCATCGTCGATGGCTGGGAATCCTCGGGGAAAGGGCACATATTGAAGGACCTGACGAGGGAATTGGACCCGCGTTATTTCGAAGTAAGCGTCTTCGATGACGCCTTGGACGATTACGCAGAGCGACCCTTTTTGTGGCGCTTCGCACGGGATTTGCCTGGAAAAGGCCGGATCGCTTTTTTTGACCGCAGTTTCTACTCCGAACTCATGAACGAACTGAAAGTGAAGGATGAACGCCTGGAACATCACCTCGGCTATATCAGCTTTTTGGAGCGGATGCTGGTTGCCGACAATACAATCGTCCTGAAACTGTTTCTGCACCACTCGGAAAAAACGATGGGACAACGTATCGAAAAACTCAAAGACGATCCGTACAGAGAGTTCCTGATCACGAAAGACGATGAAAAACAACTCAAGAAGTACACTAAATATTTGAAACACTTCGACAAAATATTGGAAATGACAAATTTCGAGGCCTCGCCATGGCACGTGATTTCTTCGGAGGACCTGAAGGATGCTTCCCGGGAAGCGATAAGCATCGCGAGCAGCACTCTGAAGACCCACCTCGAGCAAACGGAAAAGAAACCACCGGTGCCGATTCGTTCCGGCCTGAAGGAAAAGCCGCTGGCCAAAGTCGATTTGAAAGCTGCCATAACGGAAGAAGAGTATGAAGCCCAGTTGGAGAAGCTGCAGGAAGAAGCGGGGCAATTGGTCTACGAAATGTGGCTAAAAAAAATCCCGTGTGTCCTGGTATTCGAAGGGACGGATGCGGCAGGCAAGGGTGGTGCGATCAGCCGCTTGACGAGGCTGATCGATCCCCGCAGCTATGACGTCGCCACGACGGCAGCTCCCACGGAAAACGAAAGCCGCTTTAATTATCTGTGGCGCTTCTATCAGACTTTCCCGGTAAAAGGGAAGATGACCATCTATGACAGAAGCTGGTACGGCCGCGTATTGGTGGAGCGGGTGGAAGGCTTCACTCCTGAGCACCGCTGGGCCGCTGCCTACGAAGAAATCAATGAAATGGAACACAATTTGGTGCACGATGGCTTGTTGATCATCAAATTCCTGATCGTGATAGACAAAGAAGAACAAAAACAGCGCTTCAAAGACCGGGAAAATGACCCGGAGAAGAACCACAAGCTGACCGATGAGGATTGGCGAAATCATGAAAAATTCGAGCAATACGAAGAAGCGATGAACGAGATGGTCGCCAGGACGGACACGAAAGATGCTCCGTGGATCATTGTCGCAGGGAACCAGAAAGAATATGCCCGGATCAAGGTATTGAAGGAATTCATCAGCCGGGCAAGAGCCTTCATCGATAGCCGTGAGGGCAAACAGCAAGGAAAATAG
- the coaBC gene encoding bifunctional phosphopantothenoylcysteine decarboxylase/phosphopantothenate--cysteine ligase CoaBC, with product MLTNKKVTIYVTGGIAVYKAADLVRKFIKAGAEVKVAMTASAQEFVTPLTFQVLSKHDVYTNTFDEKDAQFVSHIHLADWTELAVVAPATANIIAKMANGIADDFVSTALLATTAPRLIVPAMNQHMLDNPATVRNMEALKSYGYEIMEPDTGFLAEGYEGKGRMPEPDKIVEAAQLVVLNNAKELPLKGKNVLITAGGTKERIDPVRFITNDSSGKMGYSLAKAARDLGAEVTLVTATDLLPIPFGIEAISVQSSEEMASTVLDKFHKVDMVIMAAAVSDYRPKTQAAVKIKKTNEDLTLVLEKTTDILAELGKRKTGQFLIGFAAETHEVEHYAMDKLKRKKADMIVANDVSKEYAGFNKDTNEVIIYQADKEPIQISVRSKDLIAEEILYAAIESMHGEVGAE from the coding sequence TTGTTAACTAACAAGAAAGTAACCATCTATGTGACGGGCGGCATCGCAGTCTATAAAGCAGCCGATCTCGTCAGAAAATTCATCAAAGCGGGCGCAGAAGTGAAAGTGGCGATGACAGCTTCCGCCCAGGAATTCGTCACGCCGTTGACTTTTCAGGTACTGAGCAAGCACGATGTCTATACAAACACCTTCGACGAAAAAGATGCGCAATTCGTCAGCCATATCCATTTGGCCGACTGGACGGAACTTGCCGTCGTAGCTCCGGCAACAGCCAACATCATTGCCAAGATGGCGAACGGCATTGCCGATGATTTCGTGTCGACCGCACTTTTGGCGACGACGGCACCGCGGCTGATCGTGCCTGCCATGAACCAGCATATGCTGGACAATCCGGCTACAGTCCGGAATATGGAAGCTTTGAAAAGTTACGGATATGAAATCATGGAGCCTGATACAGGCTTTTTGGCTGAAGGTTATGAAGGCAAAGGGCGCATGCCTGAACCGGACAAAATTGTTGAAGCGGCACAGCTGGTCGTTTTGAATAATGCCAAAGAATTGCCTTTGAAAGGCAAAAACGTGCTCATCACGGCAGGCGGAACGAAGGAGCGCATAGATCCAGTCAGATTCATCACCAATGATTCTTCCGGCAAAATGGGCTACAGTTTGGCGAAAGCTGCCCGTGACTTAGGGGCTGAAGTGACGTTGGTAACCGCTACGGATCTGTTGCCGATTCCTTTTGGGATCGAAGCGATATCCGTGCAATCATCAGAAGAAATGGCATCGACAGTTTTAGATAAATTTCACAAAGTTGATATGGTCATCATGGCTGCGGCTGTATCTGATTACAGACCCAAAACGCAAGCAGCAGTCAAAATCAAGAAAACGAATGAGGATTTGACATTGGTTTTGGAGAAAACGACAGATATCTTGGCTGAACTCGGAAAAAGAAAAACGGGTCAATTTTTGATTGGTTTTGCTGCTGAAACGCATGAAGTCGAACATTATGCCATGGACAAGCTGAAACGCAAAAAGGCGGACATGATCGTAGCAAATGACGTTTCAAAGGAATATGCAGGTTTCAACAAAGACACAAATGAAGTGATCATTTACCAAGCGGATAAAGAACCGATCCAGATTTCGGTAAGATCAAAAGATTTGATCGCTGAAGAAATTTTATACGCTGCAATCGAATCGATGCATGGTGAAGTTGGCGCGGAATAA
- a CDS encoding OsmC family protein, which produces MTKSLYHTEIINAEGLNGTVSVSDGESLQTSDPLKDLAGFNPEQLFGLSWATCLNATIEALLKARRAEARSKAEVHVDFCREEDGKGFYFDLKAFISVEGMEMEAVEKLAQSAHKRCPVSKIIGDYNHVTLEVVPYTE; this is translated from the coding sequence ATGACAAAATCGTTATACCATACGGAAATAATCAACGCTGAGGGCTTGAACGGGACCGTCTCTGTTTCGGATGGGGAATCTCTGCAGACATCTGATCCGCTGAAGGATTTAGCCGGCTTCAATCCGGAACAACTATTCGGCTTGTCCTGGGCTACTTGCTTAAACGCTACAATCGAGGCTTTGCTTAAGGCAAGAAGAGCTGAGGCGCGAAGCAAAGCGGAAGTGCATGTCGATTTCTGCAGGGAAGAAGACGGCAAAGGCTTTTATTTCGATTTGAAGGCCTTTATCTCGGTCGAAGGCATGGAGATGGAGGCCGTCGAGAAACTTGCGCAATCCGCCCACAAACGCTGTCCTGTTTCAAAGATCATCGGCGATTACAATCATGTCACCCTGGAAGTTGTCCCTTATACGGAATAA
- the nrdH gene encoding glutaredoxin-like protein NrdH: MSNKNVTVYTKPNCMQCNFTKKFLDDNSIRYEIKDIQESEVALAEVKELGFQSLPVVVFDGVEPFFGFRPDLLEQLITA, translated from the coding sequence ATGTCGAACAAGAATGTCACAGTATACACAAAACCAAATTGCATGCAGTGCAATTTCACAAAGAAATTTTTGGATGATAACAGCATCCGTTATGAGATCAAGGACATCCAGGAATCCGAAGTGGCCTTGGCCGAAGTCAAAGAATTGGGTTTCCAATCTTTGCCGGTAGTCGTCTTTGATGGCGTTGAGCCGTTTTTCGGCTTCCGGCCTGATTTGCTTGAGCAACTGATCACAGCTTAA
- a CDS encoding PspA/IM30 family protein has product MAILERFSDIISANINALIDKMENPEKMINQYLRDMMEDLAEVKRSTAGVMAEETRTKRLVDENQAEVIKYTDYAKKALAAGNENDARIFLTKKQELENVGAGLATSYASAHENAVKMRQMHDKLATDIETLKSRREMIKSKMAVAKTQETLNKATDSIQSTKGAMSSFERMEEKADKMLDEANAMSELNMAPIDEAKALEEKYASQGSASVEDELEQLKKDMGL; this is encoded by the coding sequence ATGGCAATACTGGAGAGATTCTCGGATATCATCAGCGCGAACATCAATGCTTTGATCGACAAAATGGAAAATCCGGAAAAAATGATCAATCAATACCTGCGCGACATGATGGAAGATTTGGCGGAGGTAAAACGGAGCACAGCCGGCGTCATGGCTGAGGAGACCCGGACAAAACGCTTGGTCGATGAAAACCAGGCCGAAGTCATCAAATATACGGATTATGCCAAAAAAGCTTTGGCAGCCGGCAATGAGAACGATGCCCGCATCTTCCTGACCAAAAAGCAGGAATTGGAAAACGTCGGGGCTGGATTGGCGACTTCATACGCTTCGGCGCATGAGAATGCCGTCAAGATGCGCCAGATGCACGATAAACTGGCAACCGACATCGAAACGCTCAAATCCCGCCGCGAAATGATCAAATCCAAGATGGCGGTCGCCAAAACCCAGGAAACCCTGAACAAAGCGACGGACTCCATCCAGAGCACGAAAGGTGCCATGAGCTCCTTCGAACGCATGGAAGAAAAAGCCGACAAAATGTTGGATGAAGCAAACGCGATGTCCGAGTTGAACATGGCGCCGATAGACGAGGCGAAGGCGCTGGAAGAAAAATATGCCAGCCAAGGTTCGGCATCCGTCGAAGATGAACTCGAGCAACTGAAAAAAGATATGGGATTGTAA